Genomic window (Candidatus Methylomirabilis sp.):
GAGGGTGTCCATGACGCCGGGGAGCGTGGCCGGTACCAGGACCCGCGGCAGGACGTGCCGCGGCCGCGCCCCCAGCGTGTAGGAGACCTCCAGGAGGTCCTTGGAAACATTCCCCGACACGTCGGCCACCAGGATGACCTGCTGGAAGAAGGTCCCGATGAAGATCACGGTGACCCGGGACTCGAAATCAATCCCCACCCACAGGATGATCAGCGGGATCATGGCGCTGACGGGGAGGTACCGGACGAACCCCACGATCGGCTCCACCAAGGCCTCGGCGATCTTGAAGGACCCGACCAGGATACCGAGGGGAACGGCGAGGACGGAGGCGAGGAGAAAGCCGGTCAGAATGACCGCCACGCTCGCTGTGGCATGGGTCAGCAGGGTCCCGTCGGCGCCCAGCTCCACCGCGGCCTGCAGGACCTGCGTCGGGGTGGGGAGGAAGAGCGTCTGGACCAGCCCCCCGTAGGACAGGACGCACCAGAGGAGCAGGGTCCCGACCACGGTGACGGCGCTGGCCGTCACGTAGAGGGGACCCGGGATCCCCTCCTTGGGGGTGAGCACGTCGCGGAGGGGGGGCACGGGCCTCCCGGCGAGCAGCGGCCCGGGGCCACCGCGCCCCGGGCCGCTGCCCGCAGTCGGGTTACTTGCCGATGTACGCGTGGGTGATGAGGTCCTTCGCCTGGAACTTCCCCTGGAGCTTGCCCAGGGTCCCCCAGATCTCCAGGGCATTGTTCACCGTCTGGTACATCGCCCCCGGCTTCTGGGGCG
Coding sequences:
- a CDS encoding ABC transporter permease; amino-acid sequence: MPPLRDVLTPKEGIPGPLYVTASAVTVVGTLLLWCVLSYGGLVQTLFLPTPTQVLQAAVELGADGTLLTHATASVAVILTGFLLASVLAVPLGILVGSFKIAEALVEPIVGFVRYLPVSAMIPLIILWVGIDFESRVTVIFIGTFFQQVILVADVSGNVSKDLLEVSYTLGARPRHVLPRVLVPATLPGVMDTLRITMGWAWTYLVVAELVAANKGLGYLILNSQRGLFTDRIFVGILVIGLLGLATDALFKWGHRALLPWSPRV